The window GGCCGAAAACCGGCGCATCTTCGCGCGCGGCGCAGTGTGCGCGGCCGAATGGCTGATCGGCAAGAACGCCGGGCGATACACCATGAACGATGTGCTTGCGCTGTGACTGGCGACTGATGACGAAGGACCAAATTTTCGAATTCTTCCGCCGCCTGGCGGAGGATAATCCTTCGCCGGAAACCGAGTTGGAATATGGCAATGCCTACCAGCTGGTGGTGGCCGTAGCGCTTTCGGCGCAGGCGACCGATGTGGGCGTGAACAAGGCCACACGGGCGCTGTTCGCGCGCGTGGAAACGCCGCAGCAGATGCTCGATCTGGGCGAAGATGGGCTGAAGGCGCATATCCGAACCATCGGCCTGTTCAATTCCAAGGCGAAGAACGTCATCGCGCTAAGCCAGCTGTTGGTGGACGAATATGGCGGCGATGTACCTGACACGCGCGAGGATCTGGTTCGCCTTCCCGGCGTAGGGCGCAAGACGGCTAATGTCGTGCTCAATTGCTGGTTCGGGCAGGAGACCTTCGCGGTCGATACTCACATCCTGCGCGTTGGCAACCGCACTGGCCTTGCCAAGGGCAAGACGCCCGAACAGGTCGAGGCCAAGCTGGACAAGCGCGTTCCCCAGCCCTTCCGCCTGCACGCCCACCATTGGCTGATCCTGCACGGGCGCTACGTCT of the Alteripontixanthobacter maritimus genome contains:
- the nth gene encoding endonuclease III — protein: MTKDQIFEFFRRLAEDNPSPETELEYGNAYQLVVAVALSAQATDVGVNKATRALFARVETPQQMLDLGEDGLKAHIRTIGLFNSKAKNVIALSQLLVDEYGGDVPDTREDLVRLPGVGRKTANVVLNCWFGQETFAVDTHILRVGNRTGLAKGKTPEQVEAKLDKRVPQPFRLHAHHWLILHGRYVCKARTPECWRCPVVDLCSFRKKVLEVPKGR